In Microbulbifer salipaludis, a genomic segment contains:
- a CDS encoding TonB-dependent receptor — protein sequence MQMTRKALYLGISLAISGGAMAQQDAQSEDKAKAGGAIEELTVTATKREASVQDVSVSVTALGEEALKMGGIEDVSRLENLVPGMQFGQSGSEVRLAIRGTRTNNVGSEAEQVVGIFEDGVYVPTTTQATGAYVDVERVEVLRGPQGTLYGRNTFGGTINIHTRAPDFDSVNGYVSALGGSYDRHKFEGAMNVPITDTLAVRFAMMDEAHDGYIENTVVNGSADDMNDKDISYFRGSLRWQPMDELDITLRAGTSDQGGNGSAIWGYQQIGAYRDGVYVDGHQFAPDDASDNFDQGPWKVARNMASSVDLQSDFATLAVKADLGFASLQYTGNYTQFDGEQTYDPDYTDGGDGDTSGFVGWVSDQNTRSHELQLSSNGDGALEWMLGAYWFEQASGWNWLERSSGTPEIPHWDNQGDYTSDSVGYFGHATLHATEDLRFVAGLRYAEDSKQQRDPLDWSTWRIEGDDVVVDALEGQGVPGEWDDILWKGAVEFDLNDDQMVYGQVSTGYRAGGINFVREGVPLTYDPETVKAWEIGYKSAWFDNALVFNAAAYLNQYRNMQAQSFVVLNGTASEFTENGGSLDSTGLELEATWIPAENWRISASAAFMNAEFDRYEVSKVQGLGSLDGRQDLTDPDAPLLDLKGYSPALSPDMTLGLQVSYDFLLNDGSRIRPYLQTYYSADYYAYDINVEGAKQDAYTKTDLRLIWESPSASTEVQAFVMNLEDEAVLNRVVVFNPSADPSIASLQANFGNPRTWGMNVSYHF from the coding sequence ATGCAAATGACGAGGAAGGCGCTGTATCTGGGCATCAGCCTGGCGATTTCCGGGGGGGCAATGGCCCAGCAGGACGCCCAGTCCGAGGACAAGGCCAAGGCCGGCGGCGCCATCGAGGAGCTGACCGTCACCGCCACCAAGCGCGAAGCCAGCGTGCAGGATGTTTCCGTATCCGTGACCGCGCTCGGCGAGGAGGCCCTGAAGATGGGCGGTATTGAGGATGTATCCCGCCTCGAGAACCTGGTTCCCGGCATGCAGTTCGGTCAGTCCGGTAGCGAAGTGCGCCTGGCCATTCGCGGTACTCGCACCAACAATGTTGGCTCCGAGGCCGAACAGGTGGTGGGTATCTTCGAGGACGGCGTCTACGTTCCCACCACCACCCAGGCCACCGGCGCCTATGTCGATGTGGAGCGCGTTGAAGTTTTGCGCGGCCCACAGGGCACCCTGTACGGCCGCAACACATTCGGCGGCACCATCAATATTCATACCCGCGCCCCGGACTTCGACTCCGTCAATGGCTATGTGTCCGCGCTGGGGGGCTCCTATGACCGCCACAAGTTTGAGGGCGCGATGAATGTCCCCATCACCGATACCCTGGCGGTGCGCTTCGCCATGATGGATGAAGCGCATGACGGTTACATTGAGAATACCGTCGTTAACGGCTCTGCCGACGACATGAACGACAAAGACATCAGCTACTTCCGCGGCAGCCTGCGCTGGCAGCCGATGGACGAGCTGGATATCACCCTGCGTGCCGGCACCTCTGACCAGGGCGGCAATGGCTCCGCTATCTGGGGCTACCAGCAGATCGGTGCCTACCGCGACGGCGTCTATGTGGACGGTCACCAGTTCGCACCGGACGACGCTTCCGACAATTTTGACCAGGGCCCGTGGAAGGTTGCTCGCAATATGGCGTCCAGCGTAGACCTGCAATCCGACTTCGCCACGTTGGCGGTGAAGGCCGATCTGGGCTTTGCATCGCTGCAGTACACCGGCAACTACACCCAGTTTGACGGTGAGCAAACTTACGACCCGGATTACACCGATGGCGGTGACGGAGACACCAGTGGTTTCGTCGGCTGGGTTTCCGATCAGAACACCCGCTCCCACGAACTGCAGCTGAGCTCCAACGGCGACGGTGCGCTGGAGTGGATGTTGGGCGCTTACTGGTTCGAGCAGGCCAGTGGCTGGAACTGGCTGGAGCGCTCCAGTGGCACGCCTGAAATTCCGCACTGGGATAACCAGGGCGATTACACCAGTGATTCCGTGGGCTATTTCGGCCACGCTACGCTCCACGCCACCGAAGACCTGCGTTTCGTCGCTGGTCTGCGCTATGCCGAGGATTCCAAGCAGCAGCGCGACCCGCTCGACTGGAGCACCTGGCGTATCGAGGGTGATGATGTGGTGGTGGATGCACTGGAAGGACAGGGCGTACCCGGTGAGTGGGACGACATCCTGTGGAAGGGTGCGGTCGAGTTCGACCTGAACGACGACCAGATGGTTTACGGCCAGGTTTCTACCGGTTACCGCGCTGGTGGTATCAATTTCGTGCGGGAAGGGGTTCCTCTGACCTATGACCCGGAGACCGTCAAGGCCTGGGAAATTGGCTACAAGAGTGCCTGGTTCGACAATGCGCTGGTGTTTAATGCGGCGGCCTACCTGAACCAGTATCGCAATATGCAAGCCCAGTCGTTCGTGGTGCTGAATGGCACAGCCAGCGAATTCACCGAAAACGGCGGTTCACTGGATTCCACCGGCCTGGAGCTTGAGGCCACCTGGATTCCGGCAGAGAACTGGCGCATCTCCGCTTCCGCGGCTTTCATGAACGCGGAGTTTGATCGCTACGAGGTTTCCAAGGTTCAGGGGCTGGGCAGCCTGGATGGTCGCCAGGACTTGACTGACCCGGATGCACCGCTGCTCGATCTGAAGGGTTACAGCCCCGCACTGTCACCGGATATGACCCTCGGCCTGCAGGTCAGCTACGACTTCCTGCTGAACGATGGCAGCCGTATCCGTCCGTACCTGCAGACCTATTACTCCGCTGACTACTATGCCTACGACATCAACGTCGAGGGAGCAAAGCAGGACGCCTACACCAAGACCGACCTGCGCCTGATCTGGGAGTCCCCGTCTGCATCTACCGAGGTACAGGCCTTTGTGATGAACCTGGAAGACGAGGCAGTGCTGAACCGCGTGGTGGTCTTCAACCCGAGTGCCGACCCGAGCATCGCTTCCCTGCAGGCCAACTTTGGCAACCCGCGCACCTGGGGCATGAACGTCAGCTACCACTTCTGA
- a CDS encoding SOS response-associated peptidase family protein, whose protein sequence is MCSLFDVDDDAGLERFIEDHGIHHPQRLLFGRRRRPTTNVSIVTARHGHATIENAIWHLYLQREGDRWKPHQKYWSINSNWKKLGQRPEYRKSRCLIPATAWVESQHGKNPVEFSFGDHQPFFFCGLYKSWGETLSCSIITLDAHPDTAQYHEKSFPMIAPDNHDFITRWLGPSEDTLPFEPYLRADKTITGAPLIVQPVTRATVTEYVGARQEV, encoded by the coding sequence ATGTGCAGCCTCTTTGATGTAGACGACGATGCAGGCCTCGAGCGGTTCATCGAAGACCACGGCATTCACCATCCACAACGCCTGCTATTTGGCCGGCGACGACGCCCCACCACCAACGTCAGTATCGTCACCGCCCGCCACGGCCACGCGACGATTGAAAATGCGATCTGGCACCTTTACCTGCAGCGCGAAGGCGATCGCTGGAAGCCTCACCAAAAATACTGGTCCATCAACAGCAACTGGAAAAAACTGGGCCAGCGCCCGGAATACCGGAAATCCCGCTGCCTGATCCCCGCCACCGCCTGGGTGGAAAGCCAACATGGTAAAAACCCCGTGGAATTCAGCTTCGGCGATCACCAGCCGTTCTTCTTCTGCGGGCTGTATAAAAGCTGGGGAGAGACCTTGAGCTGCAGCATCATTACTCTGGATGCGCACCCGGATACAGCGCAATACCATGAAAAGAGCTTTCCCATGATCGCGCCGGATAACCACGACTTTATTACGCGCTGGCTTGGCCCGAGCGAAGATACCCTGCCGTTTGAGCCCTACTTGCGCGCGGATAAAACCATCACTGGAGCGCCGCTCATTGTCCAACCGGTAACCAGAGCCACCGTTACGGAATACGTGGGAGCGCGGCAGGAAGTGTAA
- a CDS encoding GNAT family N-acetyltransferase yields the protein MPKTQPQPTPEHYYRWSSFDELTTRELYDILRARQEVFAVEQACVYQDADGKDQNAWHLTGWSGASDNPTLVAYLRVVAPGAKYAEPSIGRVLTCQSVRGTGIGRELMRLGIEHTQRECPGAPIRISAQLYLKRFYSALGFTQTSEIYDEDGIPHIEMLYTPSD from the coding sequence ATGCCAAAGACTCAGCCCCAGCCTACGCCCGAGCACTACTACCGCTGGTCCTCATTCGACGAGCTTACAACCCGCGAGCTATACGATATCCTGCGCGCACGGCAGGAAGTGTTTGCGGTGGAACAGGCATGTGTCTACCAGGACGCAGACGGCAAAGACCAGAACGCCTGGCACCTCACCGGCTGGAGCGGCGCATCCGACAATCCAACCCTGGTCGCCTACCTGCGCGTTGTAGCGCCGGGAGCAAAATATGCTGAACCCTCCATCGGACGGGTGCTGACCTGCCAGAGCGTGCGCGGCACAGGAATCGGTCGGGAATTGATGCGGCTGGGGATTGAGCACACCCAGCGGGAATGCCCGGGGGCGCCAATACGCATATCGGCGCAGCTCTATTTAAAGCGTTTCTATTCAGCACTCGGCTTCACCCAAACCTCAGAAATCTACGACGAAGACGGTATTCCGCATATCGAAATGCTGTATACCCCGTCGGACTGA
- a CDS encoding pseudouridine synthase, translating to MTPELLFEDDHLIAAYKPEGWLVHRSDIDKYEDRILLQYLRDLVGAHLYPVHRLDKPTSGVIVFGKSGAAAAKLQAQLDSDSAVKQYLAVCRGYCPEQGIIDHPLPPVADFKHQRKRPKSDLPKQSAITLYRRIATVELPYPVDRYPSSRYSLVEVELKTGRRHQIRRHFKHLSHPLIGCPKYGKSTHNHFFAEQLHCARLLLHAYRLCLRHPETGEEMTFVAPPKGCFRSLLKQFGWRLPDSPTSPAVALAEHTQQPRN from the coding sequence ATGACACCCGAGCTGCTCTTCGAAGATGACCACCTGATCGCCGCCTACAAGCCCGAAGGCTGGCTGGTGCACCGCTCCGATATCGACAAGTACGAAGACCGCATTCTCCTGCAGTACCTGCGCGATCTTGTCGGCGCGCACCTGTACCCGGTGCACCGGCTCGACAAACCCACCTCCGGCGTGATCGTTTTCGGCAAGAGCGGCGCGGCCGCGGCCAAATTGCAGGCACAGCTCGACAGTGACAGCGCCGTAAAGCAGTACCTGGCGGTGTGCCGGGGCTACTGCCCCGAGCAGGGCATCATCGACCACCCGCTGCCCCCCGTCGCCGACTTCAAGCACCAGCGCAAACGGCCCAAAAGCGACCTGCCCAAGCAGAGCGCCATCACCCTCTACCGGCGCATCGCCACCGTCGAGCTGCCCTACCCGGTGGACCGCTACCCCAGCAGCCGCTACTCACTGGTGGAAGTCGAACTGAAAACCGGCCGCCGACACCAGATCCGCCGCCACTTCAAACACCTGTCGCACCCGCTGATTGGCTGCCCCAAATACGGCAAGTCCACCCACAATCACTTCTTCGCAGAACAACTGCACTGTGCAAGACTATTGCTGCATGCCTACCGGCTGTGCTTACGACACCCGGAAACCGGTGAGGAAATGACTTTCGTGGCACCGCCCAAGGGATGCTTTAGGTCGCTGCTGAAACAGTTTGGCTGGCGCTTGCCGGATAGCCCGACCTCACCGGCGGTCGCGCTGGCCGAACATACCCAGCAACCACGCAATTAG
- a CDS encoding LysR family transcriptional regulator, translating to MQLSHKNLPTEWLRTLVTVVDNGGFSQAGELLARTQPAISRQIKELEERLGRQLLLRSGRTLNLTESGLRVYDQAKKILVLNDELVFEFSGASVTGKLHLGIPSEFASVLLPRIIGQFSQSYPEVSLEVTSDLSRNLLAKGQRDRFDLILALQEKPDSAEGQLVIRDDLVWVASHKHSAHLLKPLPLVLAPDGCMYRKRAEAVLQSAGIASRNVFTIPDLNGIQSALEAGLGITALTRSTVPESLRVLRPSRSLPKLGEIGIGLHFKHRRPSEAALRLAEHLQSGLSLS from the coding sequence ATGCAGCTTTCTCACAAGAACCTCCCCACCGAATGGCTGCGCACGCTGGTCACCGTGGTCGACAACGGGGGATTCAGTCAGGCCGGGGAACTGCTCGCGCGCACGCAGCCTGCGATCAGTCGGCAGATCAAGGAATTGGAAGAACGGTTGGGCAGGCAGCTGCTGTTGCGGTCCGGCCGCACCCTCAACCTGACGGAGAGCGGCCTGCGGGTGTACGACCAGGCAAAGAAAATCCTCGTCCTCAACGACGAGCTGGTGTTCGAGTTCAGCGGCGCCTCGGTAACCGGCAAGCTGCACCTGGGTATTCCCAGTGAATTCGCCTCGGTACTGCTACCGCGCATCATCGGCCAGTTTTCCCAGAGCTACCCGGAGGTGTCCCTGGAAGTCACCAGTGACCTCAGCCGCAACCTGCTGGCCAAGGGCCAGCGGGACCGCTTTGACCTGATACTGGCACTGCAGGAAAAACCCGACAGCGCGGAAGGCCAGCTGGTGATTCGCGATGACCTGGTGTGGGTGGCCAGCCACAAGCATTCCGCGCACCTGCTGAAGCCGCTGCCACTGGTGCTGGCACCGGATGGCTGTATGTACCGCAAGCGCGCCGAAGCGGTGCTGCAATCGGCGGGTATCGCCTCGCGCAATGTGTTTACCATTCCCGACCTGAACGGCATCCAGTCGGCCCTGGAAGCCGGGCTCGGCATCACCGCCCTCACCCGCAGCACCGTGCCGGAATCCCTGCGCGTACTGCGCCCTTCCCGCAGCCTGCCCAAGCTGGGGGAAATCGGCATCGGCCTGCATTTCAAGCACCGCCGCCCGAGCGAAGCCGCTTTGCGTCTTGCCGAACACTTGCAGAGTGGCCTCAGCCTGAGCTAG
- the glyA gene encoding serine hydroxymethyltransferase: MDPIETYLKHVDGDVYAAIQAERARQEAHIELIASENYTSQAVMAAQGSVLTNKYAEGYPAKRYYGGCEHVDVVEQLAIDRARELFGAEYANVQPHSGSQANAAVYMALLQPGDTFLGLSLDHGGHLTHGAKPNFSGRLYNAVQYGLNPETGEVDYDEVERLALAHKPKMIVAGFSAYSQIMDWTRFRAIADKVGAYLFVDMAHVAGLVAAGLYPNPVPVADVVTTTTHKTLRGPRGGLILSRDPEGLGKKFNSLIFPGIQGGPLMHVIAAKAVAFKEALAPEFVTYQQRVIDNAKAMAAVFMGRGFDIVSGGTENHLLLIDLSKRGVTGKAADAALGAAHITVNKNTVPNDPQSPFVTSGVRIGTPAITARGMGTAEAEQLADWMCDILEQLAPSEAEALAEVQARVRANVSALCARFPVYPTAQSHGAA, encoded by the coding sequence ATGGACCCGATAGAGACCTACCTCAAGCACGTCGATGGTGACGTGTATGCCGCAATCCAGGCCGAGCGCGCGCGTCAGGAAGCACACATTGAGCTGATTGCGTCAGAGAACTACACCAGTCAGGCGGTTATGGCCGCCCAAGGCTCGGTACTCACCAACAAGTATGCCGAGGGCTATCCGGCCAAGCGCTACTACGGCGGTTGTGAGCATGTGGATGTGGTGGAGCAGTTGGCGATTGACCGCGCCCGGGAGCTGTTTGGTGCCGAGTACGCCAACGTGCAGCCGCACTCCGGTTCCCAGGCCAATGCGGCGGTGTACATGGCCCTGCTGCAGCCGGGGGATACTTTTCTCGGCCTGTCCCTGGATCACGGTGGGCACCTGACCCACGGCGCCAAGCCGAATTTCTCCGGCCGCCTGTATAACGCGGTGCAGTACGGCCTCAACCCCGAGACCGGCGAAGTGGACTACGACGAAGTCGAGCGACTGGCGCTGGCGCACAAGCCGAAAATGATCGTGGCCGGCTTCTCGGCCTATTCCCAAATCATGGACTGGACCCGCTTCCGTGCCATTGCCGACAAGGTGGGTGCTTATCTGTTTGTGGATATGGCGCATGTGGCTGGCCTGGTGGCGGCGGGCCTGTATCCCAACCCGGTGCCGGTGGCGGATGTGGTGACCACCACAACCCACAAAACTCTGCGCGGGCCCCGCGGCGGCCTGATTCTGTCCCGCGACCCGGAGGGGCTGGGCAAAAAATTCAATTCCCTGATTTTCCCCGGTATTCAGGGCGGCCCGCTGATGCACGTGATTGCCGCCAAAGCGGTGGCGTTCAAGGAAGCGCTGGCACCGGAGTTCGTGACCTACCAGCAGCGTGTGATCGATAACGCCAAGGCGATGGCGGCGGTATTTATGGGGCGCGGTTTCGACATCGTCTCCGGCGGTACCGAAAACCATCTGTTGCTGATCGACTTGAGCAAGCGCGGCGTAACCGGCAAGGCCGCAGACGCGGCGCTGGGCGCGGCGCATATCACCGTCAACAAGAACACGGTACCCAATGATCCGCAGTCGCCGTTCGTGACCAGCGGTGTGCGCATCGGCACGCCGGCGATTACCGCACGCGGCATGGGTACCGCGGAGGCGGAGCAGCTGGCGGACTGGATGTGCGACATCCTGGAACAGCTTGCGCCGTCAGAAGCGGAAGCACTGGCGGAAGTGCAGGCGCGCGTGCGCGCGAATGTGTCGGCACTGTGTGCACGCTTTCCGGTGTATCCCACGGCCCAGTCTCACGGAGCCGCGTGA
- a CDS encoding L-serine ammonia-lyase translates to MSLSVFDLFKIGIGPSSSHTVGPMKAAGLFLQLLRDQGCFAEVSRVTAHMFGSLGATGVGHGTTKAVMLGLEGEQPEWVDTSTVDERVAAIEQCCSLNLAGERVIPFDPQQDLLLIGEEELPLHANGMRFSALDARGRVLAEEVYYSIGGGFVVTEAEAQAENALEQALVVPYEFDTAEALLAICKRENLKISDVMLANEAAWRSEAETRAGLLKIWQVMQDCVTNGMHNEGILPGGLKVKRRAANLYQQLRSRPEACLSDPLSALDWVSLYALAVNEENAAGGRIVTAPTNGAAGIIPAVLHYFMRFSRNPTEEDVIRFLLTAAAVGILFKKNASISGAEVGCQGEVGSACSMAAAGLAEVLDGTPQQVENAAEIAMEHNLGLTCDPVGGLVQVPCIERNAMASVKAISAARMALRGDGEHFISLDKVIRTMRDTGRDMQDKYKETARGGLAVNAIDLPVSVIEC, encoded by the coding sequence ATGTCGCTGAGTGTTTTTGACCTGTTCAAGATCGGCATCGGCCCTTCCAGTTCCCACACCGTGGGTCCGATGAAGGCGGCGGGCCTGTTCCTGCAGTTATTGCGGGACCAGGGCTGCTTTGCGGAGGTGTCGCGCGTGACCGCACATATGTTCGGCTCGCTCGGCGCCACCGGTGTCGGCCATGGCACCACTAAGGCGGTCATGCTGGGGCTGGAAGGTGAGCAACCGGAATGGGTGGATACCAGTACTGTGGATGAACGTGTGGCCGCGATCGAGCAGTGCTGCAGCCTGAACCTGGCCGGGGAGCGGGTGATTCCGTTTGATCCGCAGCAGGACCTGCTGCTGATCGGTGAGGAAGAATTGCCGCTGCACGCCAACGGTATGCGCTTTAGCGCGCTGGATGCGCGCGGGCGGGTGCTGGCGGAAGAGGTGTACTACTCCATTGGCGGTGGCTTTGTGGTGACCGAAGCGGAGGCGCAGGCAGAAAATGCCCTGGAGCAGGCGCTGGTGGTGCCTTACGAGTTCGACACTGCGGAAGCGCTGCTCGCGATCTGCAAACGCGAAAATCTCAAGATCAGCGATGTAATGCTGGCCAATGAGGCGGCCTGGCGCAGCGAAGCGGAGACCCGCGCCGGCCTGCTGAAAATCTGGCAGGTAATGCAGGACTGCGTGACCAACGGCATGCACAACGAGGGCATCCTGCCCGGCGGGCTCAAGGTGAAGCGCCGCGCGGCCAATCTCTACCAGCAACTGCGCAGCCGCCCGGAAGCCTGCCTGTCTGACCCTTTGTCGGCGCTGGACTGGGTGAGCCTGTATGCGCTGGCGGTGAATGAAGAAAACGCAGCCGGCGGGCGCATCGTGACCGCGCCCACCAACGGTGCTGCCGGCATTATCCCGGCGGTGCTGCATTACTTTATGCGCTTTTCCCGCAACCCCACGGAAGAAGACGTGATCCGTTTTCTGCTCACCGCTGCCGCCGTGGGCATTCTGTTCAAGAAAAACGCCTCCATCAGCGGTGCGGAAGTGGGCTGTCAGGGGGAGGTGGGCTCCGCCTGTTCCATGGCCGCGGCCGGGCTGGCGGAAGTGCTGGACGGGACCCCACAGCAGGTGGAAAACGCGGCGGAAATTGCCATGGAGCACAACTTGGGTCTTACCTGCGATCCGGTCGGCGGCCTGGTACAGGTGCCCTGTATCGAACGCAACGCCATGGCTTCCGTGAAAGCGATCAGTGCGGCGCGCATGGCTCTGCGCGGTGATGGCGAACACTTTATCTCCCTCGACAAAGTCATTCGCACCATGCGCGACACCGGTCGCGACATGCAGGACAAATACAAAGAAACCGCGCGCGGTGGCCTGGCGGTAAACGCCATCGATTTACCCGTCAGCGTGATCGAATGTTAA
- the gcvT gene encoding glycine cleavage system aminomethyltransferase GcvT has product MNNEVRKTPLYALHEELGGKMVPFAGYAMPIQYRAGIVQEHLHTREAVGMFDVSHMGQLVVRGSDAASALEKLLPIDVQGLAINQQCYAVMTSETGGILDDLIITRWAENEFFLVVNAATAAADIAHLQQHLRGCDIRVLGQQALLAVQGPMAGELIGELAPATRALTFMHGARVELFGEDCYVTRSGYTGEDGFEISVAASAVERVARNLLNDGRVQMIGLGARDTLRLEAGLCLYGNDMDRDTTPVEASLLWSIAKSRRADGAKAGGFLGADVVLGQIAEGVARKRVGFSVQGKIPVRAGADLIDEAGNVVGKVTSGGYGPTLGAAVGMAYVDRGYEKIGTSLQALVRGRSIPIVVAKTPFVPQRYYRG; this is encoded by the coding sequence ATGAATAACGAAGTACGCAAGACACCACTGTACGCGCTGCACGAGGAACTCGGCGGCAAGATGGTGCCGTTTGCCGGTTACGCCATGCCTATCCAGTATCGCGCTGGCATCGTTCAGGAGCATCTGCACACCCGCGAAGCAGTGGGCATGTTTGATGTTTCCCACATGGGGCAGCTGGTGGTGCGCGGCAGCGATGCGGCGAGCGCGCTGGAAAAGCTGTTGCCCATCGACGTACAGGGGCTGGCGATCAACCAGCAGTGCTACGCGGTGATGACGTCGGAAACCGGCGGCATTCTCGATGACCTGATTATTACCCGCTGGGCGGAGAACGAATTTTTCTTGGTGGTGAATGCGGCAACCGCCGCGGCGGATATCGCGCATTTGCAGCAGCACCTGCGCGGTTGTGATATCCGCGTGCTCGGCCAGCAGGCTTTGCTGGCGGTTCAGGGCCCCATGGCCGGTGAACTGATTGGCGAGCTGGCACCGGCAACCCGCGCGCTGACGTTTATGCACGGTGCGCGTGTCGAGCTGTTTGGCGAAGACTGCTATGTAACCCGTTCCGGTTACACCGGTGAAGACGGCTTTGAAATTTCCGTGGCGGCCAGTGCGGTGGAGAGGGTGGCCCGTAACCTGCTCAACGATGGCCGCGTGCAGATGATCGGCCTCGGTGCCCGCGACACCCTGCGCCTGGAAGCCGGGTTGTGTCTGTATGGTAACGATATGGATCGCGACACAACCCCGGTGGAAGCCAGCCTGCTGTGGAGCATTGCCAAGTCGCGCCGCGCCGACGGTGCCAAGGCGGGCGGTTTCCTCGGTGCCGATGTGGTACTGGGGCAGATCGCCGAGGGTGTAGCGCGCAAGCGCGTGGGTTTCTCGGTGCAGGGCAAGATTCCGGTGCGCGCCGGTGCCGACCTGATCGATGAGGCCGGCAATGTTGTGGGCAAGGTTACCAGCGGCGGCTACGGCCCCACCCTGGGCGCCGCGGTTGGCATGGCCTATGTGGATCGTGGCTATGAAAAAATCGGCACCAGCCTGCAGGCCCTGGTGCGGGGCAGGAGCATCCCCATCGTCGTAGCCAAGACCCCCTTTGTCCCCCAGCGTTATTACCGCGGTTAA
- the gcvH gene encoding glycine cleavage system protein GcvH: MSNVKYTESHEWFSVEGDEVTVGITDFAQSQLGDVVFVELPEEGAELAAGDEVAVIESVKAAGDISLPFAATVVAVNGALPDEPELVNSDPMGEGWFMRVRPQNPAELEALLSADAYAALVDGE, translated from the coding sequence ATGAGCAATGTGAAATATACCGAAAGCCACGAATGGTTCTCTGTGGAAGGCGACGAAGTGACCGTCGGCATTACCGATTTCGCCCAGTCGCAGCTGGGGGATGTGGTGTTTGTGGAGCTGCCGGAAGAGGGCGCTGAGCTGGCCGCCGGTGACGAAGTGGCGGTGATCGAGTCAGTAAAAGCGGCGGGTGATATCTCCCTGCCGTTCGCCGCCACGGTGGTCGCGGTCAACGGTGCACTGCCGGATGAGCCGGAACTGGTCAACAGCGACCCCATGGGCGAGGGCTGGTTTATGCGTGTACGCCCGCAAAACCCGGCGGAGCTGGAGGCGCTGCTGAGTGCGGATGCCTACGCCGCACTGGTCGACGGCGAATAA